A part of Sulfurimonas sp. HSL-1716 genomic DNA contains:
- a CDS encoding molybdopterin molybdotransferase MoeA: MSFISYEASQNMLHLLDVGALRFENLFLSDALGRILAEDIVARSASPEFPTASMDGYAIIGQDQELGRIKILGDNPAGSEERRVITSGHCIKTFTGSKIPEGADTLIQIENVTVEGDEIVIDEYVQIGSSVRPVGESYHAGDILIKKGTKISFTEIGVMAGLNKVTVKVALKPRVAVISTGSEILDLGEDAATSTQIRSSNNYTIEAMAKLAGAEVIQLGVVKDDKASIMESFENALGCADIVISTGGVSVGDYDFVKDIVPRLGAEVVYKGVNIKPGQHILLAQRDNKFIAALPGFAYSSTVTALLYAVPLIYRFLGMEPELPVVEAKLKEPFYKKSKKTEFTACNLTIEDGAYMVDFKDKKSGTSAILTNLLCNSALMITGEEDGDLEEGMLVHVILLDRL, translated from the coding sequence ATGAGCTTTATTTCATACGAAGCATCCCAAAACATGCTGCATCTTTTAGATGTAGGCGCTTTGCGTTTTGAGAATCTTTTTCTCAGCGATGCGCTCGGGCGTATTTTAGCGGAAGATATCGTAGCACGAAGCGCCTCTCCGGAGTTTCCTACGGCATCGATGGATGGGTATGCGATAATAGGGCAGGATCAGGAGCTGGGGCGTATTAAGATCTTAGGCGATAATCCTGCCGGAAGCGAAGAGAGAAGAGTGATCACGAGCGGACACTGCATAAAAACCTTTACGGGCTCGAAGATACCCGAAGGTGCAGATACTCTCATTCAGATCGAAAACGTTACGGTCGAAGGCGATGAGATCGTCATAGACGAGTATGTGCAGATCGGATCAAGCGTCCGCCCCGTAGGCGAGAGTTATCATGCCGGCGATATTCTCATCAAAAAGGGCACAAAGATCTCTTTTACAGAGATCGGCGTTATGGCGGGGTTGAACAAAGTCACGGTGAAAGTTGCCTTAAAACCGCGTGTGGCTGTTATATCGACCGGAAGCGAAATTCTTGACCTGGGCGAAGATGCCGCGACATCCACGCAGATCAGAAGCTCAAACAACTATACCATCGAAGCGATGGCAAAGCTTGCAGGTGCCGAAGTTATCCAGCTCGGCGTGGTAAAAGATGACAAAGCTTCCATTATGGAGAGTTTTGAGAATGCGCTTGGCTGCGCGGATATCGTTATATCCACAGGCGGTGTGAGTGTGGGTGATTACGATTTTGTAAAAGACATTGTTCCGCGCCTTGGTGCCGAAGTCGTTTACAAAGGGGTAAACATCAAACCGGGTCAGCATATCTTGCTCGCACAGCGCGACAACAAGTTCATAGCCGCGCTGCCCGGTTTTGCCTATTCATCCACAGTTACCGCTTTACTCTATGCAGTTCCTTTGATATACCGTTTTTTAGGGATGGAACCCGAACTGCCGGTTGTGGAAGCAAAATTAAAAGAGCCGTTTTATAAAAAATCGAAAAAAACGGAGTTCACGGCTTGCAACCTGACTATCGAAGACGGAGCTTACATGGTCGATTTTAAAGATAAAAAATCGGGAACGTCGGCGATACTTACAAACCTGCTATGCAACTCAGCGCTTATGATAACAGGCGAAGAGGACGGTGATCTGGAAGAGGGAATGCTCGTCCATGTAATACTTTTAGACAGACTGTAA
- a CDS encoding molybdenum cofactor biosynthesis protein MoaE, with amino-acid sequence MLELYSGPLDVPEILKRWYESEALSNYGAYIPFIGTVRAEDSIEALSFDIYEPILENWFKAWEQKAKQRGAKVVMAHSIGDVPVHTSSYIAAVFSPKRRVALELIVEFVEDFKASAPIWKYDIIAGERIYAKDRSTRIKGSGLLGAEK; translated from the coding sequence ATGTTAGAACTCTACAGCGGTCCGTTGGATGTCCCTGAGATCTTAAAAAGATGGTATGAGAGCGAGGCGCTTAGCAACTACGGCGCGTATATCCCTTTTATAGGAACGGTAAGAGCCGAAGACTCTATCGAAGCGTTGAGCTTTGATATCTATGAACCTATTCTTGAGAACTGGTTTAAAGCATGGGAACAAAAAGCAAAACAAAGAGGTGCAAAAGTCGTGATGGCTCACTCCATAGGCGACGTTCCCGTTCATACGTCCTCATACATCGCAGCAGTCTTCTCTCCAAAAAGACGTGTCGCACTAGAGCTTATAGTGGAGTTCGTGGAAGATTTTAAAGCGAGTGCGCCTATATGGAAATACGATATCATAGCAGGCGAGAGGATCTATGCAAAAGACAGATCGACGCGTATTAAAGGCAGCGGGCTTCTGGGAGCGGAAAAATGA
- a CDS encoding MoaD/ThiS family protein — MVHIEFLGPIQKEPLDLEALTLREVADILNQDDELKEWLQTSAVALNDTLVSSLDIKLNDGDKISLLPPVCGG; from the coding sequence ATGGTACATATCGAATTTTTAGGTCCCATACAAAAAGAGCCTCTTGATCTGGAAGCGCTTACCTTAAGAGAGGTCGCCGATATTTTAAACCAGGACGACGAATTGAAAGAGTGGTTGCAGACAAGCGCCGTCGCCCTGAACGATACGCTTGTTTCATCTCTTGATATAAAACTTAACGACGGAGATAAAATTTCACTTTTGCCTCCGGTTTGCGGCGGATGA
- a CDS encoding MqnA/MqnD/SBP family protein, which translates to MVFGKIEYLNLLPFHVFIKRFNRSSRENMTMEYKKNVPAKINVLFERRRVDAAFISSIKAKKYKYAKLGIIAKKEVLSVLVIPQDEYKKDTASATSNLLANILGIKGEVLIGDRALEYYLSGGPHIDLAKTWNDKHHLPFVFALLSYRNHGSRIKKIEKHFSKAKVRIPGYILQKASKKTGISQKDILSYLKKISYNLDKKASLGLKKFYTLS; encoded by the coding sequence TTGGTTTTTGGAAAAATAGAATATCTTAATCTTTTACCTTTTCACGTATTTATAAAGCGCTTCAACAGGTCCAGCAGAGAAAACATGACAATGGAATACAAAAAAAACGTTCCTGCAAAAATAAACGTGCTTTTTGAACGAAGAAGAGTAGACGCCGCATTTATATCCAGCATAAAAGCAAAAAAATACAAATATGCAAAACTCGGCATCATCGCCAAAAAAGAGGTGCTGAGCGTACTTGTGATCCCTCAAGACGAATATAAGAAAGATACGGCATCGGCAACCTCAAATCTTCTGGCAAATATCCTGGGTATCAAAGGAGAGGTTCTTATCGGAGACAGAGCGTTAGAATATTATCTCAGCGGAGGACCTCATATAGATCTGGCAAAAACATGGAATGATAAACATCATCTTCCGTTCGTTTTTGCGCTCCTGTCATACCGCAATCACGGCAGCAGGATAAAAAAAATAGAAAAACACTTCTCAAAAGCAAAAGTAAGAATTCCGGGATATATACTGCAAAAGGCCTCAAAAAAAACCGGCATCTCCCAAAAAGATATCTTAAGTTATCTCAAAAAGATATCTTATAACCTCGATAAAAAAGCCTCTCTCGGACTAAAAAAATTCTATACACTGTCATAA
- a CDS encoding malic enzyme-like NAD(P)-binding protein: protein MASFEQESLNYHKARNEFEGNGKIGTLITKPCDTVAELAMAYSPGVAYPCLEIEKDISTAYDYTNKGNLVAVISDGTAVLGLGDIGHLSGKPVMEGKCVLFKAFAHVDAVDIEINTKDTEEIIKTVAAIADTFGGINLEDIAAPKCFEIEERLKEICNVPVFHDDQHGTAVITTAGLINVLEMSGKKAEELKVVVIGAGESGIACANMYKALGVKNITMLDSKGVIHTGRTDLNKQKAAYAIDTEDRTPADAARNADMILGLSGPEQITQDMVRSMADNPIIFACANPIPEIMPDLAKEVRDDLIMGTGRSDFANQVNNVLGFPFIFRGALDVRATKITENMKMAASKALAELAKEDVPDYVKKAHKRDDMSFGPDYIIPSPFDKRLLVFVSSAVAQAAVDDGVAGVTDFNVEDYKAHLQRMADNAK, encoded by the coding sequence ATGGCTTCTTTCGAACAAGAATCTCTAAACTACCATAAAGCTCGTAACGAGTTTGAAGGTAACGGAAAAATCGGTACACTAATCACAAAGCCTTGCGATACGGTAGCTGAGCTTGCAATGGCATACAGCCCGGGTGTCGCTTACCCTTGTCTTGAAATAGAAAAAGACATCAGTACTGCGTATGATTATACTAACAAAGGTAATCTGGTTGCAGTTATTTCAGACGGTACTGCCGTTCTTGGTCTTGGCGATATCGGCCATTTATCGGGAAAACCGGTTATGGAAGGTAAATGTGTTCTTTTTAAAGCATTTGCTCACGTTGATGCAGTCGATATCGAGATTAACACAAAAGATACAGAAGAGATCATCAAGACAGTAGCTGCTATCGCCGATACTTTCGGCGGGATCAATCTTGAAGACATCGCTGCACCAAAATGCTTTGAGATCGAAGAAAGACTTAAAGAGATCTGTAACGTACCTGTTTTCCATGACGATCAGCATGGAACGGCAGTTATCACTACAGCGGGACTTATTAACGTTCTTGAGATGAGCGGTAAAAAAGCCGAAGAGCTGAAAGTCGTTGTTATCGGTGCGGGAGAAAGCGGTATCGCTTGTGCGAATATGTATAAAGCGCTTGGTGTTAAAAACATCACTATGCTTGACTCCAAAGGCGTTATCCACACAGGAAGAACTGACCTTAACAAACAAAAAGCGGCTTATGCGATCGATACAGAAGACCGTACGCCTGCTGATGCGGCAAGAAATGCCGATATGATTCTGGGTCTTTCCGGTCCGGAACAGATCACACAGGATATGGTTCGTTCTATGGCTGACAATCCGATTATTTTCGCTTGTGCAAACCCGATCCCGGAGATCATGCCTGATCTTGCAAAAGAGGTAAGAGACGACCTTATCATGGGAACTGGAAGAAGCGATTTTGCAAATCAAGTGAACAATGTTCTTGGTTTCCCTTTTATATTCCGCGGAGCGCTTGACGTAAGAGCGACTAAGATCACCGAAAATATGAAAATGGCAGCATCTAAAGCACTTGCAGAACTTGCAAAAGAAGATGTTCCTGACTATGTTAAAAAAGCACACAAAAGAGATGATATGAGTTTCGGCCCTGATTATATCATTCCGTCTCCATTTGATAAAAGACTTCTTGTGTTCGTCTCATCAGCGGTAGCACAGGCTGCAGTCGATGACGGTGTTGCAGGAGTGACAGATTTTAATGTCGAAGATTATAAGGCACACCTGCAAAGAATGGCAGATAACGCTAAATAG
- a CDS encoding AMIN domain-containing protein produces MFIVSLNARENPFFPSKDSQDLSISTNKVQKYEPLKRATLTLPSSARVIREVSVEYVNLDGSIEKKSISLDNSIDWHLPIFISQSYTNDTAVQENIPMKKEEKYEKVADYKFISFSVKNKRLKIITKDKKIRNFMLIDPYRIVIDFKRVCDFRSYQENVKNSVYKTIKIGNHDGYYRVVIELDGQYEYTLKREKKGYLLFLK; encoded by the coding sequence ATGTTTATCGTATCCCTAAATGCCAGAGAAAACCCGTTTTTTCCTTCAAAAGACTCTCAAGACCTTTCCATATCGACAAACAAAGTGCAAAAATATGAACCGCTCAAAAGAGCGACTCTGACTCTGCCTTCAAGCGCCAGAGTGATAAGAGAAGTTTCTGTAGAGTATGTTAATCTTGACGGTTCCATCGAAAAAAAATCGATATCTTTAGATAATTCTATTGACTGGCATCTTCCGATTTTTATCTCACAGTCATACACGAACGATACGGCAGTCCAAGAAAATATTCCTATGAAAAAAGAGGAAAAGTATGAAAAAGTCGCGGATTATAAGTTTATCTCTTTTTCAGTAAAGAACAAAAGATTAAAGATAATCACAAAAGACAAAAAAATACGTAATTTTATGCTTATTGATCCCTATAGGATAGTTATCGATTTTAAAAGAGTTTGTGACTTTAGATCATATCAGGAAAATGTAAAAAATTCTGTGTATAAAACGATCAAGATCGGTAATCATGACGGCTATTACAGAGTGGTTATAGAGCTTGACGGACAGTATGAATATACTCTAAAACGAGAGAAAAAAGGTTATTTGCTTTTTTTAAAGTAG
- the eno gene encoding phosphopyruvate hydratase, translating into MIFIDNVSAIEVMDSRGNPTVKATVELSDGTTTSAIVPSGASTGKREALELRDGDERYMGKGVLKAVENVNTHIADALIGMSPFNQAMVDAIMKELDGTDNYGHLGANAVLGVSMAVARAAAKSLKMPLYRYLGGANAMVMPTPMLNIINGGSHADNSVDFQEYMIMPIGFEDFADALKASAEVYHNLKSILKSKNHNTALGDEGGFAPDLSSNEEPIQVIMEAIKKAGYEAGKDIAIALDVAASELVTEGGYRLESENRTVTSEELVAYYEDLCAKYPIVSIEDGLSEDDWAGWKVLTEKLGEKVQLVGDDLFVTNAAILNEGIQKEIANAILIKPNQIGSVSETMLTVRLAQRNGYKCVMSHRSGESEDAFIADFAVALNCGEIKTGSTARGERTAKYNRLLEIENEIVYGEYLGSLLFN; encoded by the coding sequence ATGATTTTTATAGATAATGTTAGTGCCATAGAGGTTATGGATTCACGCGGAAATCCGACTGTAAAAGCCACTGTAGAGTTAAGTGACGGCACGACTACTAGCGCTATAGTTCCTTCGGGAGCAAGCACGGGTAAGAGAGAAGCATTGGAACTTCGTGACGGCGATGAACGTTATATGGGAAAAGGTGTTTTAAAAGCCGTCGAAAATGTAAATACCCATATCGCCGACGCTTTAATAGGTATGAGTCCGTTCAATCAGGCGATGGTCGATGCGATCATGAAAGAGCTTGACGGTACGGATAACTACGGGCATTTAGGAGCGAATGCAGTTCTTGGAGTCTCTATGGCGGTTGCACGCGCAGCGGCAAAAAGTCTGAAGATGCCTCTTTATCGTTATCTTGGCGGTGCAAATGCCATGGTTATGCCTACGCCGATGTTAAACATCATTAACGGCGGAAGCCATGCAGACAACTCTGTCGATTTTCAAGAATATATGATCATGCCGATCGGCTTTGAAGACTTTGCGGATGCACTGAAAGCTTCGGCTGAGGTGTACCACAACCTAAAATCTATTTTAAAATCAAAAAATCACAATACGGCACTCGGCGACGAAGGCGGTTTTGCTCCTGATCTCAGTTCGAACGAAGAGCCTATACAGGTCATAATGGAAGCGATCAAAAAGGCGGGGTATGAAGCCGGTAAAGATATCGCGATCGCGCTGGATGTCGCTGCATCCGAACTGGTAACGGAAGGCGGGTACCGCTTGGAGTCTGAAAACAGAACCGTGACCTCAGAAGAGCTTGTAGCTTATTATGAAGATTTGTGTGCAAAATATCCTATCGTTTCCATCGAAGACGGCTTAAGCGAAGACGATTGGGCAGGATGGAAAGTACTGACTGAAAAGCTTGGAGAAAAGGTTCAGTTAGTCGGTGACGATCTTTTTGTTACCAATGCGGCTATATTAAACGAAGGTATACAAAAAGAGATAGCAAACGCTATTCTTATCAAACCAAATCAGATCGGTTCGGTAAGCGAAACCATGCTGACGGTTCGTTTGGCACAAAGAAACGGTTATAAATGCGTTATGTCTCACCGTTCCGGAGAGAGCGAAGATGCGTTTATCGCCGATTTTGCGGTCGCACTTAACTGCGGCGAGATCAAAACAGGTTCGACTGCCCGCGGCGAGAGAACGGCAAAATACAATCGTCTGCTAGAGATAGAAAACGAGATTGTATACGGTGAATATCTAGGTTCACTGCTTTTTAATTGA
- the recA gene encoding recombinase RecA codes for MDANKQKSLDLALKQIDKTFGKGTLMRLGDKEIEPIKAISTGSLGLDLALGIGGVPQGRIIEVYGPESSGKTTLALQITAECQKGGGVCAFIDAEHALDVVYAKNLGVDIDNLLVSQPDYGEQALDIVETVARSGAVDLIVIDSVAALTPKSEIEGEMSDQNVGVQARLMSKALRKLTGVLHKMNCTVIFINQIRMKIGMMGYGSPETTTGGNALKFYASVRIDVRRIASLKQGESQIGNRVKAKVIKNKVAPPFRQAEFDIMFGEGISKEGELVDYGVKLDIIDKSGAWFSYEDVKLGQGRENVKQKFKDEPELAREIEDKIKNAMGMSSLMTMDVSDIDEGDLDI; via the coding sequence ATGGATGCAAACAAACAAAAATCATTAGACTTAGCATTAAAACAGATAGATAAGACCTTTGGAAAAGGTACGCTGATGAGACTCGGCGACAAAGAGATCGAGCCGATAAAAGCTATCAGCACCGGTTCTTTGGGGCTTGATCTTGCTCTTGGTATAGGCGGAGTTCCGCAAGGCCGTATAATCGAGGTTTACGGACCGGAGAGTTCCGGTAAGACGACATTGGCGCTTCAGATAACGGCAGAGTGTCAAAAAGGCGGCGGCGTGTGTGCGTTCATCGACGCTGAACATGCCCTTGATGTGGTTTACGCAAAAAATCTTGGTGTGGATATCGATAATCTGCTTGTATCACAGCCCGATTACGGCGAACAGGCTCTTGATATCGTCGAAACGGTTGCGCGCAGCGGAGCGGTCGATCTTATCGTCATCGATTCGGTCGCAGCACTTACTCCTAAGTCTGAAATCGAAGGCGAGATGTCCGATCAAAACGTCGGTGTTCAGGCGCGTCTGATGTCAAAAGCGCTCCGTAAACTTACGGGTGTGCTTCATAAGATGAACTGTACGGTCATATTTATCAACCAGATTCGTATGAAGATCGGTATGATGGGATACGGTTCGCCGGAAACTACCACGGGCGGAAACGCGCTCAAGTTCTATGCATCGGTGCGTATCGACGTCAGACGTATTGCCTCGCTTAAACAGGGTGAAAGCCAGATCGGTAACCGTGTGAAAGCAAAAGTTATAAAAAACAAAGTCGCACCGCCGTTCCGTCAGGCAGAATTTGATATTATGTTCGGAGAGGGGATCTCAAAAGAGGGTGAACTGGTCGATTACGGTGTTAAATTAGACATTATCGATAAAAGCGGAGCCTGGTTCTCGTATGAGGATGTAAAACTCGGACAGGGCCGTGAAAATGTGAAACAAAAATTTAAAGACGAGCCGGAACTGGCTCGTGAAATAGAAGATAAAATAAAAAATGCCATGGGTATGAGCTCTCTTATGACCATGGATGTATCAGACATAGATGAAGGAGATTTAGATATATGA
- a CDS encoding MqnA/MqnD/SBP family protein yields the protein MKKMLIAHSPDADDIFMYYAIKFGWVGMKDVSFDNIALDIETLNEATLKGKYDIAAISFALYPHVREEYAPLRTAVSFGEGYGPKLIKPKGAKLKKNFKVALSGKYTTNAMLFRIAYPHARITYMNFLDIEEAVKSGKVDAGVLIHESILTYADELEVEREIWDVWQELSGGGLPLPLGGMAIRRSLPLNKAIEYEKTLTKAVDVARGHKDRLSKMLIERDLVRVDAPTLDKYLELYANDDSISLSELQYKAIDKLYELGFRHGFYDTLVKIEDYLIPTQYESLRNS from the coding sequence TTGAAAAAAATGCTAATCGCTCACTCCCCCGATGCGGACGATATCTTTATGTACTATGCGATAAAGTTTGGCTGGGTCGGTATGAAAGATGTCAGCTTTGATAACATCGCTCTCGATATAGAAACACTCAATGAAGCCACTTTAAAAGGCAAATACGACATAGCGGCCATCAGTTTCGCGCTCTATCCGCATGTAAGAGAGGAGTATGCGCCGCTTCGTACCGCCGTCAGTTTCGGCGAAGGATACGGCCCTAAACTCATCAAGCCCAAAGGTGCGAAACTCAAAAAAAACTTCAAGGTTGCATTAAGCGGAAAGTATACGACGAACGCTATGCTTTTTCGCATAGCTTATCCCCATGCACGCATTACCTATATGAACTTTTTGGATATCGAAGAAGCCGTAAAGAGCGGCAAAGTGGATGCGGGAGTACTCATACATGAAAGCATCCTCACCTATGCGGATGAACTTGAAGTTGAACGCGAAATATGGGATGTCTGGCAAGAACTCAGTGGCGGAGGTCTGCCGCTTCCGCTTGGCGGAATGGCGATCCGTCGTTCTTTACCGCTCAATAAAGCGATAGAGTACGAGAAAACATTGACAAAAGCGGTCGATGTTGCAAGAGGACATAAAGACAGGCTCTCGAAGATGCTGATCGAACGCGATCTGGTGCGTGTCGATGCTCCTACACTCGATAAGTACCTTGAACTCTATGCCAACGATGATTCTATCAGTCTGAGCGAATTGCAATATAAAGCGATCGACAAACTCTATGAACTTGGCTTTCGGCACGGTTTTTATGATACACTTGTGAAAATAGAGGATTACCTGATCCCTACACAATATGAAAGTTTGAGAAACTCTTAA
- the fliQ gene encoding flagellar biosynthesis protein FliQ, producing the protein MDSQLIALGVQTFKIALLLSLPGLLVGMLIGLGVSIFQATTQINEMTLSFIPKIIGVVVIIILTMPWMMNEISDFATSIINMIPTFVQ; encoded by the coding sequence ATGGATTCACAACTCATCGCTCTTGGAGTCCAGACATTCAAGATCGCTTTATTGCTTTCTTTGCCTGGGCTTTTGGTAGGAATGCTTATCGGTCTTGGAGTCAGTATATTTCAAGCCACGACACAGATCAACGAGATGACGCTTAGCTTTATTCCCAAGATCATCGGCGTTGTCGTCATAATCATTCTTACTATGCCTTGGATGATGAATGAGATAAGCGACTTTGCTACAAGTATCATAAATATGATACCTACTTTCGTTCAATAG
- a CDS encoding UDP-N-acetylmuramate dehydrogenase gives MMIKKINFKQFSSIKIGQELDVVMIEDFNYPQGHYLLGASNNVLIGTNPPPLMMLSKKYDYIKIENGSLVIGAATPSGKIVSFCKKHNIADFEFVSRLPGTLGGMLKMNAGLKEFEIFNNLDSIITKEGEIKKSEIDHGYRYTDIKDVVFEAKFQLNKGFDEEKIKLFTDMRSNQPKESSAGSCFKNPKGDYAGRLIEAVGLKGKRFGDMEFSSVHANFLVNHGEGRFEDAIELIRLVEEKVKDTFSIELQREIIIVDKNYL, from the coding sequence ATGATGATAAAAAAGATAAACTTCAAACAGTTCAGCTCCATAAAGATCGGGCAGGAACTCGATGTCGTGATGATAGAAGATTTCAACTATCCACAGGGGCATTATCTGCTGGGGGCTTCGAATAATGTGCTTATCGGCACCAACCCGCCTCCGCTTATGATGCTCAGCAAAAAATACGACTATATAAAAATAGAGAATGGTTCTTTAGTGATAGGCGCGGCGACGCCTAGCGGGAAAATAGTCTCTTTTTGTAAAAAGCATAATATTGCCGACTTTGAATTTGTCTCCCGCCTTCCCGGAACATTGGGCGGAATGCTTAAAATGAACGCGGGGCTCAAAGAGTTTGAGATCTTTAACAATTTGGATTCCATCATCACAAAAGAGGGCGAAATAAAAAAAAGCGAAATAGACCACGGGTACAGATATACCGACATAAAAGATGTCGTCTTCGAAGCGAAGTTTCAACTGAACAAAGGTTTCGACGAAGAAAAAATAAAACTTTTTACGGATATGCGCTCGAACCAGCCCAAAGAATCTAGCGCGGGAAGCTGTTTTAAAAATCCAAAAGGAGATTATGCCGGACGTCTGATAGAAGCTGTCGGTCTCAAAGGCAAACGCTTCGGAGATATGGAGTTCAGCTCTGTTCATGCAAACTTTTTGGTAAACCACGGCGAGGGCAGATTTGAAGATGCCATAGAGCTGATACGCCTTGTCGAGGAAAAGGTAAAAGACACCTTTAGCATAGAGCTTCAGCGCGAGATAATTATCGTTGACAAAAACTATTTGTAA